Proteins co-encoded in one Deinococcus arcticus genomic window:
- a CDS encoding ABC transporter ATP-binding protein codes for MDSFRTLLPYLRLHTRQYVIGLIAVVIATSVNLLPFYFIRLTIDGLTGQVDADPATAGITLGTAALYALGIVAAAVTAGFFMLVMRRQIVVASRQSEYEIRRDLFAHLQTLDKPYYDRARTGDLMNRLTGDLSAVREMLGFGAWQIVNIVSGFVTAFAVMFSLSWQLTLIVVAIVPVIVGVLTYLARLISKRHRLAQEQNSLISARAQENFSGARVVKGYAIEDREIEDYRAMNLELLRRNIALTKVDGPLRSFMSLLLGLAFGLILLVGGRLILEPGSTFTVGMFVQFVGTLERLTWPMLMIGWITGIIQRGLASWVRLREIFDAQPLVRDETGRTDLRLRQLRGDIEFQNVTLRYGSTTVLSGVNLSVPAGTFLGITGPTGSGKTVLGQLLTRAMDPTAGSVRIDGHDLRALPLATLRDAISVVPQEPFLFSDSIANNIGFGIEARDLPEVPTGVSVVGAPPPADIPQTPDPLKVREAARLAGLLGDVEDFPRGFDTMLGERGVTLSGGQRQRTAIARAIVREPRILILDDSLSAVDTETERRILDGLREVSQGRTVLLIAHRVSTLRHADQIVVLDGGRVAEQGSHEDLLAQNGHYAQLERLQRLASDLDADDEAVADPVSAADLLEQKVTR; via the coding sequence GTGGACGCCGACCCCGCGACGGCCGGCATCACGCTGGGCACGGCCGCGCTGTACGCGCTGGGCATCGTGGCGGCGGCGGTGACGGCCGGTTTTTTCATGCTGGTCATGCGCCGGCAGATCGTCGTGGCCTCGCGCCAGAGCGAGTACGAGATCCGGCGGGACCTGTTTGCCCACCTGCAAACGCTGGATAAGCCCTACTACGACCGCGCCCGCACCGGCGACCTGATGAACCGCCTGACCGGCGACCTGAGCGCCGTGCGCGAGATGCTGGGCTTTGGGGCGTGGCAGATCGTGAACATCGTGTCGGGCTTTGTGACCGCCTTTGCCGTGATGTTCAGCCTGAGCTGGCAGCTGACCCTGATTGTGGTGGCGATTGTGCCGGTGATCGTGGGCGTGCTGACCTACCTGGCCCGGCTGATCAGCAAACGCCACCGGCTGGCGCAGGAGCAGAACTCGCTGATCTCGGCGCGCGCCCAGGAGAACTTCAGCGGCGCGCGCGTGGTCAAGGGCTACGCCATTGAGGACCGCGAGATCGAGGATTACCGCGCCATGAACCTCGAACTTCTGCGGCGCAACATCGCCCTGACCAAGGTGGACGGCCCGCTGCGCTCCTTTATGAGCCTGCTGCTGGGGCTGGCGTTCGGCCTGATTCTGCTGGTGGGCGGGCGCCTGATTCTGGAGCCCGGCAGCACCTTCACGGTGGGCATGTTCGTGCAGTTCGTGGGCACGCTGGAGCGCCTGACGTGGCCCATGCTGATGATCGGCTGGATCACCGGCATCATTCAGCGCGGTCTGGCGTCCTGGGTGCGCCTGAGAGAGATCTTCGACGCCCAGCCCCTGGTGCGTGACGAGACCGGGCGCACCGATCTGCGCCTGCGCCAGCTGCGGGGGGACATCGAGTTTCAGAATGTGACCCTGCGTTATGGGTCCACCACGGTGCTCAGCGGCGTGAACCTGAGCGTGCCGGCCGGCACCTTCCTGGGCATCACCGGCCCCACCGGCAGCGGCAAGACGGTGCTGGGCCAGCTGCTGACCCGGGCCATGGACCCCACGGCGGGCAGCGTCCGCATTGACGGCCACGACCTGCGCGCCCTGCCGCTGGCCACCCTGCGCGACGCGATCAGCGTGGTGCCGCAGGAACCTTTCCTGTTCAGCGATAGCATTGCCAACAACATTGGCTTTGGCATAGAGGCGCGCGACCTGCCCGAGGTGCCCACCGGGGTGAGCGTGGTGGGCGCGCCCCCGCCCGCCGACATTCCGCAGACCCCCGACCCCCTGAAAGTGCGAGAGGCGGCCCGGCTGGCCGGCCTGCTGGGCGACGTGGAGGACTTTCCCAGGGGCTTTGACACCATGCTGGGCGAGCGCGGCGTGACCCTGTCCGGCGGCCAGCGCCAGCGCACCGCCATTGCCCGCGCCATCGTGCGCGAGCCGCGCATTCTGATTCTGGACGACAGCCTCAGCGCCGTGGACACTGAGACCGAGCGCCGGATTCTGGACGGCCTGCGCGAGGTGAGCCAGGGCCGAACCGTCCTGCTGATTGCCCACCGCGTCTCGACCCTGCGCCACGCCGACCAGATCGTGGTGCTCGACGGCGGGCGCGTGGCCGAGCAGGGCAGCCACGAGGACCTGCTGGCCCAGAACGGCCACTACGCCCAGCTGGAACGGCTGCAGCGCCTGGCCAGCGACCTGGACGCCGACGATGAGGCGGTGGCCGACCCCGTGAGCGCCGCCGACCTGCTGGAACAGAAGGTGACCCGATGA